In Campylobacter mucosalis, a single window of DNA contains:
- a CDS encoding flavodoxin family protein — protein sequence MKKIVIYSSKTGNTKMVAQAIADELSCDALSYENAPNLNDFDLIILGYYIDKGGADSGFYKFVKEQIINKKVGYFITMGAEPEEEILEKTMQNAREFLKGNEILREFVCQGKIDPQIIEQMKQIAQKMGDKAMHQITPERIARWEAAKTHPDKTDLLNAKNAFSGL from the coding sequence ATGAAAAAAATCGTCATCTACTCATCAAAAACAGGCAATACTAAAATGGTAGCACAAGCTATTGCTGACGAGCTTAGTTGCGACGCATTAAGCTACGAAAACGCACCAAATTTAAACGATTTTGATCTTATAATTTTGGGCTATTATATAGATAAAGGCGGAGCTGATAGCGGTTTTTATAAATTTGTCAAAGAGCAGATAATTAATAAAAAAGTCGGATATTTTATCACTATGGGGGCTGAGCCTGAGGAAGAAATTTTGGAAAAAACAATGCAAAATGCGAGAGAATTTCTAAAAGGGAATGAAATTTTACGCGAATTTGTATGTCAAGGCAAAATAGACCCGCAAATCATCGAGCAAATGAAGCAAATTGCACAAAAAATGGGCGATAAAGCAATGCATCAAATCACGCCAGAGCGTATAGCAAGGTGGGAAGCTGCAAAGACTCATCCTGATAAAACGGATCTGCTTAATGCAAAAAATGCGTTTAGTGGGCTTTAA
- the accD gene encoding acetyl-CoA carboxylase, carboxyltransferase subunit beta, protein MSFIDIFSKIRKAQPAPNEAPSHWVKCDSCHSLMYYKEVEANFSVCPKCDYHMRLKPTDRINLICDDGTFVEFDASLRPVDPLKFVDKKSYKKRISESEEKTGRTSSVICGEGRCDGVDIQLVVFDFGFMGGSLASVEGEKIVRSIKRAIEKRQPVVIVSASGGARMQESTFSLMQMSKTSAALKLLDEAKLPYISVLTDPTMGGVSASFAWLGDIIIAEPGALIGFAGQRVIKQTIGSDLPEGFQRAEFLLEHGLIDAIVPRNEHKKFIGDMLKILMNKSR, encoded by the coding sequence ATGAGTTTTATTGACATATTTTCAAAGATAAGAAAGGCACAACCAGCTCCAAACGAAGCACCATCTCACTGGGTTAAGTGCGACAGCTGTCACTCTTTGATGTATTATAAAGAGGTTGAGGCAAATTTTAGCGTGTGTCCAAAGTGTGACTACCATATGCGTCTTAAGCCAACTGATCGTATAAATTTGATTTGCGATGATGGCACTTTTGTGGAATTTGACGCTAGTTTAAGACCGGTTGATCCACTAAAATTTGTAGATAAAAAATCTTATAAAAAACGCATAAGCGAAAGCGAAGAAAAGACCGGCAGAACAAGCTCTGTAATATGTGGTGAGGGTAGATGTGACGGGGTTGATATCCAGCTTGTAGTATTTGATTTTGGCTTTATGGGTGGATCTTTGGCTTCTGTTGAGGGCGAAAAGATTGTCCGTTCTATAAAACGTGCCATAGAAAAACGTCAGCCAGTAGTCATAGTGAGTGCTAGTGGTGGAGCTAGAATGCAAGAGAGCACATTTTCTTTAATGCAAATGTCAAAAACATCAGCGGCACTTAAACTGCTAGATGAAGCAAAACTCCCTTATATTTCGGTACTTACAGACCCTACAATGGGTGGCGTTAGTGCGAGTTTTGCTTGGCTTGGAGATATTATCATTGCTGAGCCTGGGGCACTTATAGGTTTTGCTGGACAACGTGTCATCAAGCAGACTATCGGCTCTGATTTACCAGAGGGATTTCAAAGGGCTGAGTTTTTGCTAGAGCACGGACTTATCGACGCTATTGTGCCAAGAAATGAGCATAAGAAGTTCATTGGCGATATGTTAAAAATTTTAATGAATAAATCTAGGTAA
- a CDS encoding glutamate synthase subunit beta, which yields MQEFVNLGRGEALKRDAFVRICDFKEIYELLDKDVAKEQSSRCIGCANPFCHSKCPLGNFIPFWLRSNASENLEQAFKISNETNPFPEITGRVCPQDRLCEGACTLNDGYGAVMIGPIETFITEEGLKRGYKLICDTPKMDKKVAIIGSGPAGISAATYLLRAGVDVSMYEADDLPGGLLRYGIPGFKLDKSIVDRRFEILKEAGLKIFTNCEVGKDIEFDDVANSHDALFVAIGARKAKKANILNEDALGCFEALDFLTAIQKGVDIGLKDKKILVIGGGDTAMDCVRSAVRCGAKEVLCAYRRDKSSMGGSKKEFINADEEGVKFIFNASPKEVRVNDNGEVVGVIAQKTSLNAKKLDIIKNSEFNIACDIVVFALGFSVLAPKFLVENGVELSENGQIVVDRQFQSKSCGIYAGGDCVSGADLVVSAANDGKMAAKAIISSFL from the coding sequence ATGCAAGAGTTTGTAAATTTGGGAAGAGGCGAAGCCCTAAAAAGAGACGCTTTTGTTAGAATTTGCGATTTTAAAGAGATTTATGAGCTTTTAGATAAGGACGTTGCAAAAGAGCAATCAAGCCGTTGTATAGGTTGTGCAAATCCATTTTGCCATTCAAAGTGCCCACTTGGAAATTTCATACCTTTTTGGCTTAGGTCAAATGCGAGTGAGAATTTAGAACAGGCGTTTAAAATAAGCAACGAAACAAATCCTTTTCCAGAGATTACTGGTCGCGTTTGTCCGCAAGATAGGCTTTGCGAGGGAGCTTGTACGCTAAATGACGGATATGGTGCTGTTATGATAGGCCCTATTGAGACATTTATAACCGAAGAGGGCTTAAAAAGGGGTTATAAACTAATTTGTGATACGCCAAAAATGGACAAGAAGGTAGCCATTATAGGCTCTGGACCGGCTGGAATTTCTGCTGCGACCTATCTTTTAAGAGCTGGAGTTGATGTGAGTATGTATGAGGCAGATGACCTGCCAGGCGGACTTTTAAGATATGGTATCCCTGGCTTTAAACTTGATAAAAGTATCGTTGATAGAAGATTTGAAATTTTAAAAGAGGCAGGGCTTAAAATTTTTACAAATTGCGAAGTTGGCAAGGATATTGAGTTTGATGATGTTGCTAATTCGCACGACGCTTTGTTTGTGGCTATTGGTGCTAGAAAGGCTAAAAAGGCAAATATTTTAAACGAAGATGCGCTTGGTTGCTTTGAAGCTCTTGATTTTTTAACAGCGATACAAAAAGGTGTAGATATTGGCTTAAAGGATAAAAAAATTCTAGTCATCGGCGGTGGTGATACGGCTATGGACTGCGTTAGAAGTGCTGTTCGTTGCGGTGCTAAAGAGGTCTTATGTGCGTACCGTAGAGATAAGTCAAGTATGGGCGGTAGCAAAAAGGAGTTCATAAATGCCGATGAGGAGGGTGTGAAATTTATCTTTAATGCCTCTCCAAAAGAGGTTAGAGTAAATGATAATGGCGAAGTTGTAGGCGTTATCGCTCAAAAGACATCTTTAAATGCCAAAAAACTAGATATTATAAAAAATAGCGAGTTTAATATCGCCTGTGATATTGTGGTTTTTGCACTTGGTTTTAGCGTTTTAGCACCAAAATTTTTAGTAGAAAATGGAGTTGAACTAAGTGAAAATGGGCAAATAGTTGTGGATAGACAATTTCAAAGCAAGAGTTGTGGCATATATGCTGGAGGAGATTGTGTAAGTGGTGCTGATTTGGTTGTAAGTGCCGCAAACGATGGTAAAATGGCAGCTAAAGCAATAATATCATCGTTTTTGTAG
- the dksA gene encoding RNA polymerase-binding protein DksA, whose protein sequence is MNENDLAYFKKLLEERKIQITKNIADALEEVNALRDSGASDDIDIASINSDQLIEQSISAQQRAELNEIELSLSKIKNKTYGICEMCEEEIATARLKVKPHARYCIACREIVEKTAKS, encoded by the coding sequence ATGAACGAAAACGATTTGGCTTATTTTAAAAAGTTGCTCGAAGAGAGAAAAATTCAGATAACAAAAAACATTGCTGACGCACTAGAAGAGGTAAATGCATTGCGAGATAGTGGTGCTAGTGATGATATAGATATAGCGTCCATAAACTCAGATCAGCTCATCGAGCAGTCGATATCCGCACAGCAAAGAGCAGAGCTAAATGAGATAGAGCTATCTTTAAGCAAGATAAAAAATAAAACTTATGGAATATGCGAAATGTGCGAAGAAGAGATCGCTACTGCAAGACTAAAGGTCAAGCCACACGCAAGGTATTGCATAGCGTGTCGCGAGATAGTTGAAAAAACTGCAAAAAGCTAA
- a CDS encoding radical SAM protein has product MFLQRIKGHHSGHPKRVKPASKELLEEYLSQTSPDQADGAIYFHVPFCDNICSFCSMNRTKLDDEIDEYANYLISQIEHYAKFEYIKQKEFSSVYFGGGTPTTLKERHLERIITAINQNFKLTKNVEFSFESTLHNLSISKLRLMQNLGVNRFSIGIQTLSDRGRKILNRINDGIKASEHLAKLRSEFSGILCADIIYNYPEQSIHECQKDAEILKQIGVDSVSFYSLQFLDGSEFCKNYDTNYYKLEQDIILHHTFLESMIDDNHYLLELTKIAKKDRDSYHYIAMTHKGADILPIGIGAGGAIGKYGVFNYKKEQQMIGILADEEIEYKKFIALFQYQNVLFDDIKKYNLGKKTISTLNDFFKKCEENSLLSFNKNGYTLTRDGIFWGNNIATEVGKIAQKEFYK; this is encoded by the coding sequence ATGTTCTTACAACGCATAAAAGGGCACCACTCCGGACACCCTAAGCGCGTAAAACCAGCAAGTAAAGAGTTGCTTGAAGAGTATTTAAGCCAAACATCACCAGATCAAGCGGACGGTGCAATCTACTTTCACGTGCCATTTTGCGATAATATCTGCTCGTTTTGTTCCATGAATAGGACAAAACTTGACGATGAGATTGACGAATATGCGAACTATCTAATATCTCAAATAGAACACTACGCAAAATTTGAGTATATTAAACAAAAAGAGTTTAGCAGTGTATATTTTGGTGGAGGCACACCCACAACACTAAAAGAGCGTCACTTGGAACGCATTATAACAGCCATAAATCAAAATTTCAAACTCACAAAAAATGTCGAGTTTAGTTTTGAAAGCACACTTCACAACCTTAGCATTTCAAAGCTTAGACTTATGCAAAATTTGGGCGTTAATCGATTTAGTATAGGTATTCAAACGCTATCTGATAGGGGTAGAAAAATTCTAAATCGCATAAACGACGGTATAAAAGCTAGTGAGCATTTAGCTAAGCTAAGAAGTGAATTTAGCGGTATCTTGTGTGCTGACATAATTTACAACTATCCAGAACAAAGCATACATGAGTGTCAAAAAGACGCCGAAATTTTAAAACAAATAGGCGTTGATAGCGTGAGTTTTTACTCACTTCAGTTTCTTGATGGCTCAGAATTTTGCAAAAATTATGACACCAACTACTACAAACTAGAGCAAGATATAATCTTGCACCATACATTTTTAGAAAGTATGATAGATGATAATCACTATCTTTTAGAATTAACAAAAATAGCCAAAAAAGATAGAGATAGCTACCACTATATAGCTATGACCCACAAAGGTGCAGACATCTTGCCAATAGGCATAGGAGCTGGTGGAGCGATTGGCAAGTATGGGGTATTTAACTACAAAAAAGAGCAACAGATGATTGGAATTTTAGCCGATGAAGAGATAGAGTATAAAAAATTTATAGCACTATTTCAATATCAAAATGTATTGTTTGATGATATAAAAAAATACAATTTAGGCAAAAAAACAATATCTACACTAAATGATTTTTTTAAAAAATGCGAGGAAAATTCCCTACTAAGCTTTAATAAAAATGGCTATACGCTAACTCGTGATGGCATTTTTTGGGGAAATAACATAGCAACAGAAGTTGGCAAAATAGCACAAAAGGAGTTTTATAAATGA
- a CDS encoding tRNA dihydrouridine synthase, producing MIDFSKKPLFLAPLAGFSDLPLRSVVKRFGCDVTISEMISANALVYDSAKSVEMLQKSPEEIPYIVQIAGNDVENIKKAVLIINKFDGIDGIDLNCGCPVPKVVRQSAGSALLKDLEQLKRILETIKNVSNKKMLSAKIRLGFDEKNQVLIAKACESSGVDYLAVHGRTRAGGYSASVDYEAILSVKQSVKIPVIANGDIDAKNANDVLKITKADALMIGRASIGKPWIFSEIKSGTSVTAQLKQEIILAHFDAMLKHYGLQGAYIFRKHLHQYSKGMSEASAFRDEINRIENVDLMRDKIENFFA from the coding sequence ATGATAGACTTTAGTAAAAAACCCCTATTTTTAGCTCCATTGGCAGGTTTTTCTGACCTGCCTTTGCGTAGCGTTGTTAAGCGTTTTGGTTGCGATGTTACTATAAGTGAGATGATTAGCGCAAATGCACTCGTTTATGATAGTGCAAAGAGTGTTGAAATGCTACAAAAATCGCCTGAAGAGATACCATACATTGTCCAAATAGCTGGAAATGATGTAGAAAATATCAAAAAGGCTGTTTTGATAATCAACAAATTTGACGGCATTGACGGCATTGATTTAAACTGCGGCTGCCCTGTCCCAAAGGTTGTTAGACAAAGTGCCGGATCTGCTTTACTAAAAGATTTAGAACAGCTAAAGAGAATTTTAGAAACGATAAAAAACGTATCAAATAAAAAGATGTTAAGTGCAAAGATTAGGCTTGGTTTTGATGAAAAAAATCAAGTTTTGATCGCTAAGGCTTGTGAAAGCTCAGGCGTTGATTATTTAGCGGTGCACGGTCGTACGAGGGCTGGTGGATATAGTGCTAGTGTTGATTATGAGGCTATTTTATCTGTAAAACAGAGCGTTAAAATTCCAGTCATAGCAAATGGCGATATAGATGCCAAAAACGCAAATGATGTTTTAAAAATCACAAAAGCAGACGCCCTTATGATAGGCAGAGCAAGTATCGGTAAGCCTTGGATATTTAGCGAGATCAAAAGTGGCACCAGCGTAACAGCCCAGCTAAAGCAAGAGATAATCCTAGCCCACTTTGACGCTATGCTTAAACACTATGGTTTACAAGGTGCTTATATTTTTAGGAAGCACCTGCACCAATACAGCAAGGGTATGAGCGAGGCTAGCGCCTTTAGAGATGAGATAAATCGCATTGAAAATGTGGATTTAATGCGAGATAAGATAGAGAATTTTTTTGCTTAA
- a CDS encoding 23S rRNA (pseudouridine(1915)-N(3))-methyltransferase RlmH, with translation MDINVFSIQKSSADSFENEIKSYIKMSSKFASLNDTIIFNDKIAKAQNLSRNDALNAYDDVYIPKMNSGYNVILDENGKSLDSKEFAKIFSKNSRINFFIGGAYGISQNLKQKADMLVSLSAMTMAHKIAKLVLFEQIFRGLCINAGHPYHK, from the coding sequence TTGGATATAAATGTTTTTAGCATACAAAAATCATCGGCTGATAGCTTTGAAAACGAGATAAAAAGCTACATAAAAATGTCATCTAAATTTGCTAGTTTAAATGATACTATAATCTTTAACGACAAGATAGCAAAGGCTCAAAATTTAAGTAGAAATGATGCACTTAACGCATACGATGATGTGTATATCCCAAAGATGAATAGCGGATACAATGTCATTTTAGATGAAAATGGCAAGAGTTTAGATAGCAAGGAATTTGCAAAAATTTTTAGTAAAAATAGCCGTATTAATTTTTTTATAGGCGGAGCTTATGGCATTAGCCAAAATTTAAAACAAAAGGCTGATATGCTAGTTAGCTTATCTGCTATGACTATGGCTCATAAGATAGCAAAACTCGTGCTATTTGAACAAATTTTTAGGGGACTTTGCATAAACGCTGGTCACCCATATCACAAGTAA
- the recO gene encoding recombination protein RecO, translating to MQGFIVRVQKVKDEDLLVFILTNENLIKSYRFYGARHPSVMLGNKIDFELNNNINFLPHLRNVMHLGFSWQLERERLFIWQNLMRLFYYHLKDVDSIDEIYFDELEQCAKKFAKQNPKRLIIESYLRILEYEGRLHSELECFVCDEPILEDLCLVRGFLPAHRHCLSQNSFDFKKIEQLFDTKSAIWLDDDEVDRLYLIILEGF from the coding sequence ATGCAGGGATTTATCGTCAGGGTTCAAAAGGTAAAAGACGAGGATTTGCTCGTTTTTATCCTAACAAATGAAAATTTAATCAAATCATACCGCTTTTATGGAGCCAGACATCCAAGTGTAATGCTTGGTAATAAAATTGATTTTGAGTTAAATAACAACATAAATTTTCTACCCCATTTAAGAAATGTAATGCACCTTGGGTTTAGTTGGCAACTTGAGCGTGAAAGACTTTTTATATGGCAAAATTTGATGAGATTGTTCTACTATCACTTAAAAGATGTCGATAGCATAGATGAGATATATTTTGATGAGCTTGAGCAGTGTGCTAAGAAATTTGCAAAACAAAATCCAAAACGCTTGATAATTGAAAGCTATTTAAGGATACTTGAATATGAGGGTCGTTTGCATAGTGAGCTTGAGTGTTTTGTCTGTGATGAGCCGATTTTGGAGGATTTGTGCTTGGTTAGGGGATTTTTACCAGCACATAGGCACTGTTTGTCGCAAAATAGCTTTGATTTTAAAAAAATCGAGCAACTTTTTGATACAAAAAGTGCCATTTGGCTAGATGATGATGAGGTTGATAGGCTCTATTTAATCATACTTGAGGGATTTTAG
- a CDS encoding DUF2470 domain-containing protein: MKQRAINHMNADHLDIVEAFCIKFGDIANPTNVRMTDIDENGMEITCDEKVIFVPFLSKANQNGEGFRNAIIELYTKIS, encoded by the coding sequence ATGAAACAAAGAGCAATAAACCATATGAATGCAGATCACTTAGACATCGTAGAGGCGTTTTGCATAAAATTTGGAGATATAGCAAACCCAACAAATGTAAGAATGACAGATATAGATGAAAATGGCATGGAGATAACTTGCGATGAAAAAGTTATTTTTGTGCCATTTTTAAGTAAAGCAAACCAAAATGGAGAGGGTTTTAGAAACGCGATTATCGAGCTTTATACAAAAATAAGCTAA
- the plsX gene encoding phosphate acyltransferase PlsX, with amino-acid sequence MIRVAIDAMGGDFGPEPLVAGIVAALESKKFSALLVGNSKIIKPLIPTNLLKYIEFIEASEAISMEDGATEALKRKESTIFKAVDLVKNCLADAVVSAGHSGATMSLATLRLGRLKGVSRPAIATLMPNSKSSSTLVLDVGANVDCKSEHLFQFAVMGEAYAKEILKRNTPKIGLLSNGEEKSKGNEVSKEAYELISKLDNFTGNAEGGQVFDGSVDVVVCDGFIGNILLKTSEGVAEAITKIIKQEVKRSPMAIAGSVLMKKVFSRLKKQISYDEYGGAPLLGVNGCVIISHGKSNAKAMKNAIFQAINFADSNINKVIEQELSKHIKS; translated from the coding sequence ATGATACGCGTTGCTATTGACGCTATGGGTGGGGACTTTGGTCCCGAACCTCTTGTTGCTGGTATCGTTGCAGCATTAGAGAGTAAAAAATTTTCAGCACTTCTTGTTGGCAACAGTAAAATCATAAAACCACTAATACCAACAAACCTACTAAAATATATCGAATTTATTGAGGCATCAGAAGCAATATCTATGGAAGATGGTGCAACAGAGGCATTAAAACGCAAAGAAAGCACTATTTTTAAAGCTGTTGATTTAGTCAAAAATTGCTTAGCTGACGCTGTTGTTTCAGCTGGACACAGTGGAGCGACAATGAGCCTAGCCACGCTAAGACTTGGCAGATTAAAAGGCGTTTCGCGTCCAGCCATAGCAACACTTATGCCAAATTCAAAATCCAGTAGCACACTTGTTTTAGACGTTGGAGCAAATGTCGATTGTAAATCCGAACACCTATTTCAGTTTGCTGTAATGGGCGAAGCTTACGCTAAAGAAATTTTAAAGAGAAACACGCCTAAAATAGGGCTACTCTCAAATGGCGAAGAAAAGAGTAAAGGCAACGAAGTAAGCAAAGAGGCATACGAACTCATATCAAAACTTGATAATTTTACAGGCAATGCCGAGGGCGGTCAGGTATTTGACGGCAGCGTTGATGTAGTCGTATGTGACGGTTTTATAGGTAATATCCTTTTAAAAACAAGCGAGGGTGTAGCCGAAGCGATAACAAAAATTATTAAACAAGAGGTCAAAAGATCTCCTATGGCAATAGCTGGTTCAGTACTTATGAAAAAGGTTTTTTCAAGACTTAAAAAACAGATAAGTTACGATGAGTATGGCGGAGCTCCACTACTTGGCGTTAATGGTTGTGTCATCATAAGTCACGGAAAAAGCAATGCAAAAGCTATGAAAAATGCGATATTTCAGGCTATAAATTTTGCGGACTCTAATATCAATAAAGTCATAGAACAAGAACTTTCAAAACATATAAAGTCATAA
- the ndk gene encoding nucleoside-diphosphate kinase: MQQTLSIIKPDAVKKGVIGKIIDRFESNGLRIAAMKKVKLSKCDAKAFYAVHSERPFFGDLVDFMVSGPVVVMVLEGENAVAKNRDLMGATNPKEAAPGTIRADFADSIDANAVHGSDSLENAKNEIAFFFSNREIC; encoded by the coding sequence ATGCAACAAACACTTTCTATCATCAAACCAGATGCGGTTAAAAAGGGCGTTATCGGTAAAATTATCGACAGATTCGAGTCAAATGGCTTAAGAATTGCTGCCATGAAAAAGGTAAAACTTAGCAAATGCGACGCAAAAGCTTTTTACGCTGTCCATAGCGAAAGACCATTTTTTGGCGATTTAGTTGATTTTATGGTTAGCGGACCAGTTGTTGTTATGGTGCTTGAGGGCGAAAACGCAGTGGCTAAAAACCGCGATCTAATGGGTGCAACAAACCCAAAAGAAGCAGCACCTGGCACTATTAGAGCAGACTTTGCAGATAGCATAGACGCAAACGCTGTTCACGGAAGCGATAGCCTAGAAAATGCCAAAAATGAGATAGCATTTTTCTTTTCAAATAGAGAAATTTGCTAG
- a CDS encoding beta-ketoacyl-ACP synthase III, producing MPKASLISIASYVPEKILTNFDLENMVETSDEWIVKRTGIKERHIATDEITSDLGTKAAKLAIKRAGLNPSDIDAIICATISPDHLCMPSTACKIASNLGLRYGVTAFDISAACTGFIYLLELAKALIESGAKKNVLIIGAEKLSSIVDYTDRGTCILFGDGAGAAVVSASSENEILDVHTASDGSQGELLITPGCGSAYPANHETINKGLNFIHMSGNEVFKVAVQTLTKSVIDTLEQNKLTSEDIDFFIPHQANIRIIEAVKQRLNFTDEQCVLTVHKYGNTSSASIPMAINDAYEDGRIKNGSVLLLDAFGGGFTWGSAILKFGGKNFNELA from the coding sequence ATGCCAAAAGCCTCACTAATATCGATAGCGTCATATGTCCCAGAAAAAATTTTAACAAATTTCGACCTTGAAAATATGGTCGAAACTAGCGATGAGTGGATTGTAAAACGCACAGGTATTAAAGAGCGACACATCGCCACAGATGAGATTACAAGCGACCTTGGCACAAAGGCTGCCAAATTAGCCATAAAACGTGCTGGACTAAATCCAAGCGACATAGACGCTATCATCTGTGCAACAATCAGCCCAGATCATCTTTGTATGCCATCAACAGCGTGTAAAATTGCTTCAAATTTGGGATTAAGATACGGAGTAACGGCATTTGATATTAGTGCTGCTTGCACGGGTTTTATATATCTTTTAGAACTTGCCAAAGCCCTTATTGAAAGTGGAGCTAAGAAAAATGTGCTAATCATAGGTGCTGAAAAATTAAGCTCGATAGTTGACTACACAGATAGAGGAACTTGCATACTATTTGGAGATGGCGCTGGAGCAGCCGTGGTATCAGCCAGTTCTGAGAATGAAATTTTAGACGTTCATACCGCAAGTGACGGCTCTCAAGGGGAGCTTTTAATAACTCCTGGTTGCGGTAGCGCATATCCAGCAAATCACGAAACAATAAACAAAGGGCTAAATTTCATCCATATGTCTGGTAATGAAGTATTTAAAGTGGCCGTTCAAACACTTACAAAAAGCGTTATAGATACGCTTGAACAAAATAAACTTACAAGTGAAGACATAGACTTTTTCATACCGCACCAAGCAAACATAAGAATAATTGAAGCGGTCAAGCAAAGACTAAATTTTACAGATGAACAATGCGTATTGACCGTTCATAAATATGGCAATACAAGCTCTGCGTCAATACCAATGGCGATAAACGACGCTTATGAAGATGGACGCATTAAAAATGGCTCGGTTTTACTACTTGACGCATTTGGTGGCGGTTTTACCTGGGGTTCAGCCATCTTAAAATTTGGTGGCAAAAACTTTAACGAACTAGCTTAA
- a CDS encoding 4Fe-4S binding protein: MSVKITDICISCGSCIDECPVEAIVDDSDNPTGADTYYVYADKCVECVGHNDEPACASACPTDGCIVWDAPFEGQPSRDNIGANLRTGTTPVIG; the protein is encoded by the coding sequence ATGTCAGTAAAGATAACAGATATTTGCATTAGCTGTGGCTCTTGCATTGATGAGTGTCCAGTAGAAGCTATCGTAGATGATAGCGATAACCCAACAGGAGCAGACACATACTATGTTTATGCAGACAAATGCGTTGAGTGTGTTGGACACAACGACGAACCAGCCTGTGCTTCAGCCTGTCCGACCGATGGCTGTATCGTTTGGGACGCTCCATTTGAAGGTCAGCCATCTCGCGATAATATAGGTGCTAATCTAAGAACAGGAACAACGCCAGTTATAGGCTGA
- the rpmF gene encoding 50S ribosomal protein L32: MAVPKRRVSHTRAAKRRTHYKVTLPVPVKDKDGSWKMPHRVNKVTGEY, encoded by the coding sequence ATGGCAGTACCAAAGCGAAGAGTGAGTCATACTCGTGCAGCAAAACGTAGAACACACTACAAGGTAACACTTCCGGTTCCTGTTAAAGACAAAGATGGCTCTTGGAAGATGCCACACCGCGTCAATAAAGTAACTGGCGAATATTAA